TAGTCTAAAACAAAAATTATTGGTAATCCATACAGCACATTGACATTTTTGCCACCAACTTGTCCAGGTATCATTTGTGGTATGCTTTTGATAACGCGTATAGCTTCTTCTTCAAGTTTTTGGTGTGGTGCTCTAGCTCTTACATTTACTATTTTACCCGTTTTATCAATGGTAAACTGAACGCTCACTCGTTGCTTGCCAGATAGACCAAGTTCTTTGCCTAAACCTTTGTCAAAGTTGGTATTGACATGAGTTGCGATAAATTCACTGACACATTCTTTTAATGCTTTATTGGTTTTACCACTACAGGATGACGGATGTGGAACTTTGTCTAACGAGGCGAATGGGACTTTTGAGCTTTCTCCACCAAGCTCTTGAACCTCAGTTCGCTTTTCAATTCTACTATTTCTCATGATGTCTTCAAGTGTTAAAGCCACTTTTTTTAAACCCTCAGATTGATTAATTTCTTGATCAATGGCTTTTTGATAGTCACCATCTTCTTTATATTCTGAAGATAGTTTTAACATACCTATGATTAAAGCAACTTGGGCTTCTTCATCTTCAGTATATTCATCTTTAATGTCTAAATCGTAAGAATTAAGCAAACTATTCAAATCAGGTTTATCATCCAATTTATCAAATAAGTTAGGTTCTCCTTTAAAAACTTTATCAAAAAACTCTTGTTGATTTTTGTTTGAAATTTCTGACTCTAACATTTTATCTTGAGTGCAAGAAAAAATAACAGCAAGACAAATAACTGGAAGAATAAAAAGATACTTTATTCGTTTTGACTGGGTTTTGTGTAACATTTTGATACGATTTTTGAGATTAGAAGAATGGTTAAATGAATTGACAAATGAAATATTTTGACAACCAAAATTTTGATTGAGTAAAGCATTAATGTACTTTGTTTTTGAAGTATTTTGGGTAACTAAACAATCGGCTTCAAACTCGTGAATTTGTCTGAGTTGTTTTTTATAAATATAAATTAATGGATTAAACCATAGAACAAATTGCATCAGCTCAAGTGCAATTATATCCCATGAGTGTTTTAGTCTTAAATGTTGAAATTCGTGCTCTAAAACCACATTGCGTTGAGATTCTGACATTTGATCGCCTAAATAAATACGATTCCAAAACGAAAAGGCTAATGTTGAGTTTTGCAAAATCACGACTTTCTTACCTTTATAAGATGACTGACTTTGGGTCTGTAAATATTTAAAAAAATCTCTGTTTCTTATGAGAAACCATATGCTGTAAAAGATAAGTCCTAGGCTATAGAATAAAAAGTAATAACTCCACCTAAAACCTGATGATGTTGATAAATCAGACGTTAGTGCCTCAGTATTCTCAGAGCTTTGAATGCTTATATTGATAGGTTGTAGCCACTGCACATATATTTTGTTGATGTCAATTGGATAGATATTTCCAAAACTTAACAATGGTAAAACCAAAGAAACTCCCAAACTCATCAGTAAATACAAACGGTTGATTTTAAACAGAGGTTCTGACTTCAACAGCTGATATAAACCGATAAATAACAGCTGATAAACAAACATTTCGATGCAGTAATTAATCATTGTTTTGAGATTTTAGTTCTTTTAAAATAGCTTCTAATTCTCTGGTACTTAAGTCGTTTTTTTGCACAAAAAACGAGACCATGTTTTTAAACGATCCTTCAAAATAGGTGTTGGCTAAACGCTGAGTAGTAGAAGTTTTGTAATTATCTTCGCTCACTTTTGGAAAATAAATATGACCTCGCCCCTGTTTTTTATAATCTACAAAACCCTTCTGCTCAAGTATCCGAACAATAGTCGAAACTGTATTGTAAGCGGGTTTTGGCTCTGGCATATGGTCTATAATAGACGATACATTTGCCTCTTGTAGTTGCCATAGAATACGCATAATTTCACTTTCAGCTTTAGTTAGTGGTTTCATTTGACATATGATTTTAGATTACAAATATAACTAAATATTTAGTTTAAACTAATAAATTAGTTATAATTTTTAAAATTTTAAGAAATCGCACTACCTACTTTGGGGTTTTTTCTTGAGTCATCTGTTTTTACCATAGGAAAACCAATAAAAATCATATCGAGATGTTATCTTTGAATCCATAATGTCAAACACAAAAACTTATACTCAACTCATCAAAGCTGAAGCCAAGCGTTTGGGATTTTTGTCCTGTGGTATGAGTAAAGCTGAATTTTTAGAAGAAGAAGCTCCACGTCTTGAGCATTGGCTCAACAACAATATGCATGGCGAAATGCAATATATGGAAAATCATTTTGACAAACGCCTTGACCCAACTAAATTGGTAGAAGGCTCAAAAAGTGTCGTTTCATTATTGTTTAATTATTATCCTGAAAAACAGCAAAAGGGAGATACTTATAAAATCAGCAAATACGCTTATGGAGAAGACTATCACTTCGTTATCAAACGCAAACTCAAATCTCTTTTAAAGTATATTCAAGCAGAAATTGGCGAGGTTCATGGTCGTGCTTTTGTTGATTCAGCACCCGTTTTAGACAAAGCTTGGGCAGTGAGAAGCGGTTTAGGATGGATGGGAAAACACAGCAATGTATTAACCAAATCTAAGGGTTCATTTTACTTTATCGCCGAGTTGATTATTGATTTAGAATTAGAATACGACACGCCTGTAACAGAACATTGCGGGAGTTGCACCGCTTGTATTGATGCTTGTCCAACAGACGCTATTGTCGAGCCTTATGTGGTTGATGGCAGTAAATGTATTTCGTATTTTACCATTGAACTTAAAGACGATTTACCAACAAGTTACAAAGGACAATTTGACGATTGGATGTTTGGCTGTGATGTGTGTCAAGATGTTTGTCCGTGGAATAAGTTTAGCAAAAGCCATAACGAACCACTTTTCAATCCTGATGATCGCCTTTTGAATTTCGATAAGCAAGATTGGGAAGACATAACTGAAGAAGTCTTTCAAGATATTTTCAAAAAATCTGCCGTTAAGCGAACGAAATATTCGGGATTGAAGCGCAATATTGAGTTTTTAGAT
This genomic window from Flavobacterium sp. CS20 contains:
- a CDS encoding M56 family metallopeptidase, which gives rise to MKSEPLFKINRLYLLMSLGVSLVLPLLSFGNIYPIDINKIYVQWLQPINISIQSSENTEALTSDLSTSSGFRWSYYFLFYSLGLIFYSIWFLIRNRDFFKYLQTQSQSSYKGKKVVILQNSTLAFSFWNRIYLGDQMSESQRNVVLEHEFQHLRLKHSWDIIALELMQFVLWFNPLIYIYKKQLRQIHEFEADCLVTQNTSKTKYINALLNQNFGCQNISFVNSFNHSSNLKNRIKMLHKTQSKRIKYLFILPVICLAVIFSCTQDKMLESEISNKNQQEFFDKVFKGEPNLFDKLDDKPDLNSLLNSYDLDIKDEYTEDEEAQVALIIGMLKLSSEYKEDGDYQKAIDQEINQSEGLKKVALTLEDIMRNSRIEKRTEVQELGGESSKVPFASLDKVPHPSSCSGKTNKALKECVSEFIATHVNTNFDKGLGKELGLSGKQRVSVQFTIDKTGKIVNVRARAPHQKLEEEAIRVIKSIPQMIPGQVGGKNVNVLYGLPIIFVLD
- the queG gene encoding tRNA epoxyqueuosine(34) reductase QueG yields the protein MSNTKTYTQLIKAEAKRLGFLSCGMSKAEFLEEEAPRLEHWLNNNMHGEMQYMENHFDKRLDPTKLVEGSKSVVSLLFNYYPEKQQKGDTYKISKYAYGEDYHFVIKRKLKSLLKYIQAEIGEVHGRAFVDSAPVLDKAWAVRSGLGWMGKHSNVLTKSKGSFYFIAELIIDLELEYDTPVTEHCGSCTACIDACPTDAIVEPYVVDGSKCISYFTIELKDDLPTSYKGQFDDWMFGCDVCQDVCPWNKFSKSHNEPLFNPDDRLLNFDKQDWEDITEEVFQDIFKKSAVKRTKYSGLKRNIEFLDKKLKKE
- a CDS encoding BlaI/MecI/CopY family transcriptional regulator, with protein sequence MKPLTKAESEIMRILWQLQEANVSSIIDHMPEPKPAYNTVSTIVRILEQKGFVDYKKQGRGHIYFPKVSEDNYKTSTTQRLANTYFEGSFKNMVSFFVQKNDLSTRELEAILKELKSQNND